A genomic region of Pseudomonadota bacterium contains the following coding sequences:
- a CDS encoding transposase family protein, with protein sequence MAYRGREIRRMAGLLQARLPELELETLEDPRNARGKRWKLSTLLRTALVGMMAGCTSLSQVEMLTQQMSRSMRRRLGIAGRVADTTLRDLLCRLQVYPARCGRKPCAFG encoded by the coding sequence ATGGCTTATCGAGGCCGCGAAATCCGCCGGATGGCGGGACTATTGCAGGCTCGGCTGCCGGAGCTTGAGCTTGAAACGCTTGAAGACCCCCGCAATGCGCGGGGCAAACGTTGGAAACTCTCGACGCTCTTGCGTACCGCGCTCGTGGGCATGATGGCCGGCTGTACGAGCCTGAGCCAGGTCGAGATGCTCACCCAGCAGATGAGCCGCTCGATGCGTCGTCGCTTGGGTATCGCGGGCCGTGTGGCCGATACCACGCTGCGCGACCTACTGTGTCGCCTGCAGGTATATCCAGCCCGCTGCGGGCGAAAACCTTGTGCGTTCGGTTGA
- a CDS encoding nucleoside 2-deoxyribosyltransferase: MSSCYLCGGFDGSRVETHTGAEGALVECPRCGRYDVDERVLKKIRRGEHLAEHEGLRLSALARRKSDSAEGFEGRLRIREGERAVQELLKAAPRLPAMRATHFDIVLLGLADLAKHVGDVSVFKTESLAARAMLPKSALNAVLRELHPVLIELGQEKARLTHDGWRRVDELGGRATGDKAFVAMSFNEGDPRLWGAYEAGIRPALTECGFRPPFRVDDAEHHEPSDGERFRERIDDRFLAMIRASRVVIVDATDFRLNVAYEAGFAEGLGIERVWTCHAADVSGLPFDTRQIEQIVWEEPEELRERLVARIKRRGLSRVL; the protein is encoded by the coding sequence ATGTCGAGCTGCTATCTGTGCGGTGGGTTTGACGGGAGTCGGGTTGAGACCCACACCGGCGCCGAGGGGGCGCTGGTCGAGTGTCCGCGCTGCGGTCGGTACGACGTCGACGAGCGTGTGTTGAAAAAGATTCGGCGAGGCGAGCATCTCGCTGAACACGAAGGCCTTCGCCTCTCGGCCCTCGCGCGACGCAAGTCTGACTCGGCCGAGGGATTTGAAGGAAGACTACGAATACGGGAGGGCGAGCGGGCCGTCCAAGAATTGCTCAAGGCGGCGCCGCGGCTCCCAGCGATGCGTGCTACTCATTTTGACATCGTACTGCTCGGCTTGGCTGACCTGGCGAAGCATGTTGGTGACGTTTCCGTCTTCAAGACCGAATCGCTGGCGGCCCGGGCAATGCTTCCCAAGTCTGCTCTGAACGCGGTGCTGCGAGAGCTCCATCCAGTATTGATTGAGCTCGGTCAAGAAAAGGCACGCTTGACGCACGATGGGTGGCGCCGCGTGGATGAGCTCGGCGGCCGCGCGACGGGTGACAAAGCGTTCGTCGCAATGTCCTTCAATGAGGGCGATCCGAGGCTGTGGGGGGCGTACGAAGCTGGTATTCGGCCCGCACTCACGGAATGCGGTTTCAGGCCGCCGTTTCGAGTGGATGACGCGGAGCATCATGAGCCATCAGACGGCGAACGCTTCAGGGAGCGGATCGACGACAGGTTTCTGGCAATGATTCGTGCGTCGCGTGTGGTGATCGTCGACGCTACCGACTTCCGGCTCAACGTGGCGTACGAAGCCGGTTTTGCGGAAGGACTAGGTATCGAAAGAGTCTGGACCTGTCACGCCGCCGACGTATCAGGGCTGCCCTTCGATACACGGCAGATCGAGCAAATCGTATGGGAGGAGCCGGAGGAACTTCGGGAGAGGCTGGTTGCGCGGATCAAGCGACGAGGGCTGTCCCGGGTACTTTGA